A region of Heteronotia binoei isolate CCM8104 ecotype False Entrance Well chromosome 2, APGP_CSIRO_Hbin_v1, whole genome shotgun sequence DNA encodes the following proteins:
- the LOC132567510 gene encoding purine nucleoside phosphorylase-like, with translation MQAAEKFSFELCKETADWLLGHTKQRPQIAIVCGSGLGLLADNLKNQESFQYTDIPNFPHSTVPGHEGRLIFGELQGKPCVCMKGRFHLYEGYPLWKVTFPIRVFKLLGIKILLVTNAAGALEDSYHIGDFMVIRDHINLLGLAGQNPLLGPNEERFGARFPALSDAYDRKICALALQIARRLGYASFVKEGVYCMVGGPNFESIAEARLLHLLGADAVGMSTAAEVVVARHCGLRVFGLSLITNKVTKEYDAQEVVDHLHVLEVSQRQASVLQRFLTELVGQLEWIDSDPEDKETACQNGT, from the exons ttttgagctctgcaaagagACGGCGGATTGGCTCCTGGGTCACACGAAACAGCGGCCTCAGATCGCCATCGTCTGTGGCTCCGGGCTGGGTTTGCTGGCCGACAACCTGAAGAACCAAGAGTCTTTCCAGTACACTGACATCCCCAACTTTCCACACAGCACAG TGCCGGGCCACGAAGGACGTCTCATCTTTGGGGAGCTGCAAGGCAAGCCATGTGTTTGTATGAAGGGGCGTTTCCATCTTTATGAGGGATACCCTCTTTGGAAG GTCACCTTCCCGATCCGTGTGTTTAAGCTCCTGGGCATCAAAATACTGCTGGTGACCAACGCAGCCGGAGCTTTGGAAGACTCATACCACATTGGGGACTTCATGGTTATCCGGGACCACATCAACTTGCTGGGCTTGGCTGGCCAAAACCCACTGCTTGGGCCCAACGAAGAGAG GTTTGGAGCCCGTTTCCCAGCTCTTTCCGATGCCTACGACAGGAAGATCTGCGCGTTGGCCCTGCAGATAGCCAGGCGCCTCGGCTATGCCTCCTTCGTCAAAGAGGGAGTCTACTGCATGGTTGGAGGTCCCAACTTCGAATCCATCGCGGAGGCCCGGTTGCTGCACTTGTTGGGAGCTGATGCTGTGG GGATGAGCACTGCGGCCGAGGTGGTAGTGGCCAGGCACTGCGGATTACGGGTCTTTGGTCTGTCGCTGATCACTAACAAGGTGACCAAGGAGTACGATGCCCAGGAGGTCGTGGACCATCTCCACGTGCTGGAGGTGAGCCAGAGGCAAGCTTCCGTCCTCCAGAGATTCCTCACAGAACTCGTAGGCCAGCTGGAGTGGATCGACAGCGACCCGGAAGACAAGGAGACCGCGTGTCAGAACGGAACCTGA